From Pagrus major chromosome 6, Pma_NU_1.0, one genomic window encodes:
- the LOC140998643 gene encoding uncharacterized protein — protein MLCVFTAPLPEGLLSVVHITGDGMNVLEPLEVTDTHVVVTVSHFSAFGIVKDFIKRFLNSNKMRPVSSKVLLFLGQPNPKTQRRKLNVFLLPRNIHLDEVSKQQRYTENIQVPSKCKLVEDQSYSLHCPQAIKIQPKSADFDLEFGPNYDPTFEVRLPTNTEEVTLTVKDQRQMVVWEHDVDLTDSSRRTPQMNVRAEDEVPAEDNVPANDKLSSIRAEFVSGVSGPVLNQLLDKLYPDVINYEEMQSVKTKPVIQDKARELIDTVRQKGTRASSALIAALRKVDPNLSSHLKLS, from the exons ATG ctctgtgttttcacagctcCGCTGCCTGAAGGTCTGCTGTCTGTCGTCCACATCACTGGTGATGGAATGAACGTCCTCGAGCCGCTGGAGGTTACAGACACTCATGTGGTTGTCACAGTCTCTCACTTCTCTGCCTTTGGCATTGTGAAGGATTTTATTAAAAGGTTTTTGAACAGCAACAAAATGAGACCAGTTAGCAGCAAAGTCCTGCTGTTCCTCGGACAACCAAACCCAAAAACACAGAGGCGAAAACTCAACGTGTTTCTCCTGCCGAGGAACATCCATCTGGACGAG GTGAGCAAACAGCAGCGATATACAGAGAACATCCAGGTTCCTTCAAAATGTAAACTCGTTGAAGATCAAAGTTACAGTCTTCACTGTCCTCAGGCCATTAAAATACAGCCTAAG AGTGCAGATTTCGACCTGGAGTTTGGACCAAATTACGACCCAACGTTTGAGGTCCGCCTGCCTACAAACACCGAAGAAGTGACTTTAACAGTCAAAGATCAAAGACAGATGGTGGTCTGGGAGCATGACGTTGATCTCACTG ATTCAAGCAGGAGAACTCCACAGATGAATGTCCGAGCAGAGGACGAGGTCCCAGCAGAGGACAATGTGCCGGCAAACGACAAGCTGAGCTCTATTCGGGCAGAGTTTGTGTCTGGAGTGTCTGGACCTGTTCTGAACCAGCTTCTGGATAAACTTTATCCGGATGTTATAAATTATGAAGAAATGCAGTCAGTTAAAACAAAACCGGTCATACAGGATAAAGCACGAGAGTTGATCGACACAGTGCGACAAAAGGGAACTAGAGCCAGCTCGGCCCTGATCGCTGCTCTCCGTAAGGTGGATCCAAATCTTTCCAGCCATCTGAAATTAAGCTGA
- the LOC140998755 gene encoding caspase recruitment domain-containing protein 8-like: MNVSVKEEKDGAESPGSSRLPVKADGSKDHLTRFDAKVQYNRERPESAESGYVSKKRIWSEEYSPMLSNEPGSSYTKVQYNSPSSESGESGYVSMMSDGPKVHLPMFRNEPAPSETKKYTVISQRYREDFCTLYSEYQCLHAQLEDISTKLQNELEKQVQQIKGKKTHPNYTQGRKRLEDLHNKMENIKRSIAMYDLSHLRQFLPLGSHHCNVNRAPPDRHEQYPSTSESDLPVSDDIREESKENKVDQLCPDDPERSNQQHQLLCGEAQNTNDKQHFLPELLTESGKTSYRFRCSGPGVFQCELTGLVFVMVQEVELLYKTVQWDEGLLKSADKMAAGLLYDIKCSEDAAVCQLHLPHCEVMDAPLPEGLLSVVHITDDGMNVLEPLEVTDTHVVVTVSQFSFFGIVKNFFKWLLNKMRPVSGKVLLFLGQPNPETQRQKLNVFLLPRNIHLDEVSTQQRYTENIQVPSKCKLIEDQSYSLHCPQAIKIQPKSADFDLEFGPNYDPTFEVRLPTNTEEVTVTVKDQRQMVVWEHDVDLTDSRGRIPQRNAPAEQRIPAEQRLHLVRTEFVRRVSGPVLNQLLDKLLDLDFINDEEMQSVKAKPVIQDRARELIDTVRKKENGASWVLIAALRKVDPNLSRVLNLS; encoded by the exons ATGAATGTTTCTGTGAAGGAAGAGAAGGACGGGGCTGAGTCTCCAGGATCGAGCCGTCTGCCTGTGAAGGCTGACGGCTCTAAAGATCATCTTACACGCTTTGACGCAAA AGTTCAATACAACAGAGAGAGACCAGAGTCTGCAGAGTCCGGCTATGTGTCTAAGAAGAGAATCTGGTCTGAAGAATATTCTCCAATgctcagtaatgaacctggatCATCATACACAAA agttcagtaCAACAGTCCGAGTTCAGAGTCTGGAGAATCCGGCTATGTGTCTATGATGAGTGACGGCCCTAAAGTTCATCTTCCAATGTTCAGAAATGAACCTGCACCCTCAGAAACAAA GAAGTACACAGTGATCAGTCAGAGATATAGGGAAGATTTCTGCACCTTGTACAGTGAGTACCAGTGTCTGCATGCTCAGTTAGAGGACATCTCAACTAAGCTTCAAAATGAGCTTGAAAAACAGGTCCAACAAATCAAAGGAAAGAAG ACTCATCCAAACTATACTCAAGGGAGGAAACGCCTTGAAGATCTACacaacaaaatggaaaatataaagAGAAGTATTGCCATGTACGATCTAAGTCATCTTAGGCAATTCTTGCCACTCGGCAGCCATCATTGCAACGTCAACAGGGCTCCACCTGACAGACATGAACAAT ATCCATCCACATCTGAGTCAGACCTCCCTGTGTCTGACGACATCAGAGAGGAGAGTAAAGAGAATAAAgtggatcagctgtgtcctgatgatccagagaggtcGAACCAGCAGCATCAGCTTCTGTGTGGAGAGGctcaaaatacaaat GACAAGCAACATTTCCTACCTGAACTACTAACTGAGTCTGGAAAGACATCATACAG GTTCAGGTGTTCTGGTCCAGGTGTGTTCCAGTGTGAATTGACTGGACTGGTGTTTGTTATGGTTCAGGAGGTGGAGCTGCTGTACAAGACTGTCCAATGGGATGAGGGCCTCCTCAAATCAGCTGACAAGATGGCTGCAGGGCTGCTGTACGATATCAAGTGTTCAGAGGACGCTGCTGTCTGTCAGCTCCACCTGCCTCACTGTGAAGTTATGGATG ctcCGCTGCCTGAAGGTCTGCTGTCTGTCGtccacatcactgatgatgGAATGAACGTCCTGGAGCCGCTGGAGGTTACAGACACTCATGTGGTTGTCACAGTCTCTCAGTTCAGTTTCTTTGGCATAGTgaagaatttttttaaatggttgtTGAACAAAATGAGACCAGTTAGCGGCAAAGTCCTGCTGTTCCTCGGACAACCAAACCCAGAAACACAGAGGCAAAAACTCAACGTGTTTCTCCTGCCGAGGAACATCCATCTGGACGAG GTGAGCACACAGCAGCGATATACAGAGAACATCCAGGTTCCTTCAAAATGTAAACTCATTGAAGATCAAAGTTACAGTCTTCACTGTCCTCAGGCCATTAAAATACAGCCTAAG AGTGCAGATTTCGACCTGGAGTTTGGACCAAATTATGACCCAACGTTTGAGGTCCGCCTGCCTACAAACACCGAAGAAGTGACTGTAACAGTCAAAGATCAAAGACAGATGGTGGTCTGGGAGCATGACGTTGATCTCACTG ATTCAAGAGGGAGAATTCCACAAAGAAATGCCCCAGCAGAGCAGAGGATCCCAGCAGAGCAGAGGCTGCATTTAGTTCGAACAGAGTTTGTAAGACGAGTGTCTGGACCTGTTCTGAACCAGCTTCTGGATAAACTTCTTGATCTGGACTTTataaatgatgaagaaatgcaGTCAGTTAAAGCAAAACCGGTCATACAGGATAGAGCACGAGAGTTGATCGACACAGTAcgaaaaaaggaaaatggagCCAGCTGGGTCCTGATCGCTGCTCTCCGTAAGGTGGATCCAAATCTTTCTAGAGTGCTGAACTTAAGCTGA